The sequence ACAATCCCAATTTCAGATGGATCACAAGAAAGAATCTCTGCGATGTACCCACGGATGGTAGATTTGATGACTGGTTCTGCAAAAATAGGGGCAAAAATCCCAAACTTAGCATATTCCTGGAAATAGAGATTCATCATCTGGATGGCATAGGTCGAAACGGGTGTCGTTCCACAATAATTCAACCAAACGGAATCATTCTGTACGGGGAAATACTGGGAGATCCCTTTCCAATTTTCGAAAGAGGGAAACGAAGGAATTTCGGAGTGATTAAGAGACATTCAAAAATAGAAATATCTGAAGCGACAGAAGAGAAAAGTAAAAAAAAATGGGACCGTGCTCTCTTCTCGGATTTACCTCTCTCGTTCAGCTTTTAGCCACAATATCGCCCTGTTTCGCAAACTGATTGGTCCTAAAACCAAGTTTACGGCCATTATCAAATCCAATGCATATGGACATGGGCTACTAGCAACAGCTTCCATCGCCCTCGATGCCGGAGCTGACTACTTGGGTGTCAACTCCTTGGAAGAAGCCTTATCCATCCGACGTGTATTCACGAAAGCCACCATCCTCATTATGGGAAGTATTCCCGATCTAAAAGAAAGAAAGGAATCTTTGGCAGATGAAAATTTTTGGGTGATGGTCTCACGGATCGAAGAAATGGAAATCCTCGCCAAACTTTCACCAACCCCAAAAATCCATTTAAAAGTTGATACTGGGATGTCAAGACTTGGGATTCCTACCACGGATGCCGATGCCCTTGCCAAGGAAATCTTTGAAAAAAAACTCCCTCTTGCAGGGATTGCCACTCACTTTGCGAGCACAGAAGATTTTACAGAACATAGTTATTCCATGTTACAATTGGGTAAGTTCCAAGATGCAATAGACGCTTTCACTAAACACGGGTTTATCGATCTTATTTGCCACTGTGCTTCTTCTGCTTCCGCTATGTTATTTTCGGAAGCAAGAATGGATTTGGTTCGTGTGGGAATTTCTCTTTACGGACTTTGGCCAAGTTTAGAAACAAAACTTTCTTTATCTCTTATGAAAAAAGATGTGGGGATGTTAAAACCAGCCCTCAGTTGGAAAACACAAATCCAACACATCCAGAATCTAAACCAAGGAACATTTATCGGGTATGGGTCCACATATAAAACCACACATGATACAAAATTGGCAGTTGTACCCGTCGGATACTATGAGGGACTAGATAGAAAACTTTCCAACAATGGGTATATGCTCGTTCGCGGAGAAAGGGCCAAAATTTTGGGTCGGATTTGTATGAATATGACTATGCTTGATATCACTCATATCCCGGATGCAAAACTAGGGGATGATGTTGTGATTCTCGGAAAATCGGGAAATGAAACCATATCAGCAGATGACCATGCGGCTTGGACAGGTACAATTAATTATGAAGTGGTCACAAGAATTTTGGGATCTTTCCCTCGCATCATTGAAGACTAGAGGACGATATGTCAGAAAGACAAATTTATAATTGGAAAAATCATAGACTCACTTATGTGAAACACAAGTCTCTCAATCCCAAAGCAAAAGAAACAATTGTTCTGATTGGTGGTTGGTGTTCGGCAGCTGGGTATTGGGGTCTTAACATTCCCTTTTTTCGTCAATTCGGAGACGTCGTTGAACTAGACTTAGTTGGTCATTACCCTGCAGAAATTTTTGATCAAAAAAAAGGACTTACCCTCCAAGACTTTTTAGAAACACAAGCACAAGGGATTTGGGCCTCTGCAGGAGAAAAAGACATTACCCTTGTGGGTCATTCGACCGGTGGAATGGCAGTGCTCGCCATAGCTTCTTTATTCCCGCAGCGAATCAAACAAGTCATTTCGATTGCACCTTTTGTCCACGGACCTGTACCTGGAATTTTAAAAATCGGTGTGATGGGACTTCGTGCGAACTTAGGTAGTTTTTTTGACTTTGGATTCAAAATTGGAAAGGCCCTTCCCAAAGCCTTACAAATCGGATTTTCCTATGGAGTGTATGATTCGTCTGCCTTCCATGCCCGTGAAGAAATCAAACAATTCCTCAAAGACTATAACCCACAATTTGAATGCCTGAACCCAAGACAAATTCTAATGATTCTGGAGATGTTGGATAGAACTGATATCCGTCCCCTAGTTTTTGGAAACCAAGTACCCACACTCATCATGCGAGGAGAAGAAGATCCAATCATTCCAGGAAAAGATGTGATGGAACTGGAAAGAACCACCCCTCACGTCAAAGCAGTATTATTTTCCGAATGCGGACATTTTGTACACATGGAAAAACAAAAGGCAGCTGAAAAAGTCATGAAAGACTTTCTTTTGATGAAAAAGGTCTCCGCAACCAAAAGGTCATTTTTTTAATCATTCCAAAGTCCAAAGCGGACAAAGCATGATTCAAAAAAACACTCTCGGTTTAGAACAGACGGTGGTTTAGGCTAGGAAGTTGGTTTCGGATTTCGCTTAACTTTTGTAAGTCGATCTCGGCAATGGCAAAACCTTCCGTATTGTGAATCTCATCTAAAATTTCTCCCCAAGGAGAAATGATGAGAGAATGGCCAAAGGTTTTTCGTTTCCCATGGGGATCATGAACTCCTGTCTGACCCGGTGCGAGTACATACATAAAATTCTCAATGGCTCGAGCGCGAAGGAGCACATGCCAATGGGCTTCTCCCGTAGGAACAGTAAAGGCTGCAGGCAGAAAACAAAGTTCTACTCCTTTTTTGGACAAAGCACGAAAGAGTTCTGGAAAACGAATGTCGTAACAAATGGCGGAAGAAATTTTACCATACTCGGTTTGGATGACATCGGGAACCTTTCCCCCACTTTCTGTGGAATTCGATTCGCTATAATTAAATCCATCGCCGACAACCGCATTAAAAAGATGAGCTTTATGATAACGAAAGACTTCTTTTCCTTCCGGATTTGTGATGACAGCGGTATTGTAGACCTTTCCCGTTGGTGCCTTAGTCGGAAAACCTCCCCCTAGTAGAAAGATACCAAGGTCTTTAGAAGTTTCTTGTAAAAAAACATTTGTTTCTTCTTCGATTTGACCCAGAAGATTTTTTTTCTCCTCTTCACTTCCCATAAAAGAAAAATTTTCAGGAAGGCCAATGACCTTGGCACCGGCAGAAGCCGCTTCTTCCACAAGTTGCCTACACTTAGTTAGGTTATTTGAGACTCTTGCTGTACTTGTGACTTGCACTGCGGCGGCTTTAAATTTCATTATCATAAATGAGGACTTTTATGAACCACCATTCTGAAAAAATCAATCATATCTTGGAAGCACTTCCCTATTTGATCAAATATTCTGGGAAAACCATTGTCATCAAATATGGCGGAGCAGCCATGGTGGAAGAAGAATTAAAGGCATCTTTTGCTGAAGATATTGTACTCCTCAAATATTTAGGGATCAATCCTGTTGTGGTTCATGGTGGTGGACCAGAAATAAACGCTCTTATCAAGTCACTCAATCTCAATACTCAGTTCGTTCGAGGCCATAGGGTCACTGATGAAGCCACAATGGAAGTGGTGGAGATGGTTCTCACTGGAAAAGTGAACAAACAAATTGTATCTCTCATCCAAGAAAAAGGCGGAAAACCAGTTGGTCTCTCTGGGAAAGACGGAGGACTTGCGATTGCTGAAAAATATCTAATGGAAGTGGAAGGGGAAGATGGTAAGGTTCAAAAAGTAGATTTAGGCCTTGTAGGCGAAGTAACAGAAGTTGATCCCAATATTTTACTCACCTTACAACGTGAAGGTTTTATCCCAATCATC is a genomic window of Leptospira bourretii containing:
- a CDS encoding carbon-nitrogen hydrolase family protein, with translation MKFKAAAVQVTSTARVSNNLTKCRQLVEEAASAGAKVIGLPENFSFMGSEEEKKNLLGQIEEETNVFLQETSKDLGIFLLGGGFPTKAPTGKVYNTAVITNPEGKEVFRYHKAHLFNAVVGDGFNYSESNSTESGGKVPDVIQTEYGKISSAICYDIRFPELFRALSKKGVELCFLPAAFTVPTGEAHWHVLLRARAIENFMYVLAPGQTGVHDPHGKRKTFGHSLIISPWGEILDEIHNTEGFAIAEIDLQKLSEIRNQLPSLNHRLF
- a CDS encoding alpha/beta fold hydrolase, which translates into the protein MSERQIYNWKNHRLTYVKHKSLNPKAKETIVLIGGWCSAAGYWGLNIPFFRQFGDVVELDLVGHYPAEIFDQKKGLTLQDFLETQAQGIWASAGEKDITLVGHSTGGMAVLAIASLFPQRIKQVISIAPFVHGPVPGILKIGVMGLRANLGSFFDFGFKIGKALPKALQIGFSYGVYDSSAFHAREEIKQFLKDYNPQFECLNPRQILMILEMLDRTDIRPLVFGNQVPTLIMRGEEDPIIPGKDVMELERTTPHVKAVLFSECGHFVHMEKQKAAEKVMKDFLLMKKVSATKRSFF
- the argB gene encoding acetylglutamate kinase, whose translation is MNHHSEKINHILEALPYLIKYSGKTIVIKYGGAAMVEEELKASFAEDIVLLKYLGINPVVVHGGGPEINALIKSLNLNTQFVRGHRVTDEATMEVVEMVLTGKVNKQIVSLIQEKGGKPVGLSGKDGGLAIAEKYLMEVEGEDGKVQKVDLGLVGEVTEVDPNILLTLQREGFIPIISPVAMSKDGQTLNINADTMAGAIAEALHADKLILLTDTPGILIDGQLVTGLKKADIHDHIKSGQISGGMIPKVECCLRAIDSGVKRAHIIDGRVAHSVLIEILTNQGIGSLIEQG
- the alr gene encoding alanine racemase, which produces MLSSRIYLSRSAFSHNIALFRKLIGPKTKFTAIIKSNAYGHGLLATASIALDAGADYLGVNSLEEALSIRRVFTKATILIMGSIPDLKERKESLADENFWVMVSRIEEMEILAKLSPTPKIHLKVDTGMSRLGIPTTDADALAKEIFEKKLPLAGIATHFASTEDFTEHSYSMLQLGKFQDAIDAFTKHGFIDLICHCASSASAMLFSEARMDLVRVGISLYGLWPSLETKLSLSLMKKDVGMLKPALSWKTQIQHIQNLNQGTFIGYGSTYKTTHDTKLAVVPVGYYEGLDRKLSNNGYMLVRGERAKILGRICMNMTMLDITHIPDAKLGDDVVILGKSGNETISADDHAAWTGTINYEVVTRILGSFPRIIED